In a single window of the Natator depressus isolate rNatDep1 chromosome 24, rNatDep2.hap1, whole genome shotgun sequence genome:
- the LOC141977444 gene encoding SLAM family member 9-like: MAGAPCAFLLFLLMVSQPRDASPFTVSCLPVSMNGILGESVIFPLLNPGAFQSITWHGPSPANAEAYASHRPLAVITPGAPGALPHVSMEDERYRGRARLHNQSYSLEISNLMLADVGMYSWETATADSNIFYSYDLHIHKQLSEPEIRIQSMMAGNGTCNVTFTCSAGEGNKTIKYIWTRSAGAPVFSIEESVLVQHRLGDEDSPVTCTAMNPISNSSASASPKAACEGPTLPQAMSLPYCHAKGILVLGVLGTLLAGILTVNVLAAWEQRQH; encoded by the exons ATGGCGGGAGCTCCCTGTGCCTTCCTTCTCTTCTTGCTTATGGTTTCCCAGCCCAGAG ATGCAAGTCCGTTCACAGTATCTTGTCTCCCAGTGTCAATGAACGGAATTCTGGGAGAATCTGTCATTTTCCCTCTCCTCAATCCTGGAGCCTTCCAAAGCATCACCTGGcacggcccctcccctgccaatGCTGAAGCCTATGCGTCACATAGGCCTTTAGCAGTTATCACTCCAGGGGCCCCTGGAGCGCTGCCCCACGTTTCGATGGAGGACGAGAGATATCGAGGGAGAGCAAGACTCCACAACCAGAGCTATTCGCTGGAGATCAGCAACCTGATGCTGGCAGACGTTGGCATGTACAGCTGGGAGACAGCAACTGCAGATAGCAATATCTTCTATAGCTATGACCTGCACATTCACA AGCAACTGTCGGAGCCGGAGATCAGAATCCAGTCTATGATGGCTGGGAACGGCACCTGCAATGTGACCTTCACCTGCAGCGCCGGGGAGGGGAACAAGACCATCAAATACATCTGGACACGCTCAGCAGGGGCCCCTGTTTTCTCCATTGAGGAATCTGTGCTGGTCCAGCACAGACTGGGAGATGAGGACTCGCCCGTCACCTGCACGGCCATGAATCCCATTAGCAACAGCTCAGCCAGCGCCTCCCCCAAGGCGGCCTGTGAAGG tcccaccctgccccaggccaTGTCACTGCCCTACTGCCATGCCAAGGGGATCCttgtgctgggggtgctgggaaCCCTGCTGGCTGGGATCCTCACAGTGAACGTCCTTGCCGCGTGGGAGCAGAGACagcactga